A single genomic interval of Microbacterium sp. BLY harbors:
- the rpsB gene encoding 30S ribosomal protein S2: MAVVTIRQLLDSGVHFGHQTRRWNPKVKRFILTERSGIHIIDLQQSLGYIDKAYDFVKETVAHGGTILFVGTKKQAQEILAEQATRVGQPYVNQRWLGGLLTNFSTIAKRLARMKELEEFDYENPAASGFTKKELLLKKRELDKLHKSLGGIRNLTKTPSALWVVDAKREHLAIDEAKKLGIPVIGILDTNADPDDFQYPIPGNDDAIRSVSLLTRIIADAAAEGLQQKHNPESGDAEPLAEWEKELLEAPVQESADAAEVVTADDEAAVVETPAADATAADEAGAQAHDEAIAAASGEETSEVAAAEAADAK, from the coding sequence ATGGCTGTGGTCACCATCCGCCAGCTGCTCGACAGCGGCGTGCACTTCGGACACCAGACGCGTCGGTGGAACCCGAAGGTGAAGCGCTTCATCCTCACGGAGCGCAGCGGCATCCACATCATCGACCTCCAGCAGTCGCTCGGCTACATCGACAAGGCCTACGACTTCGTCAAGGAGACCGTCGCGCACGGCGGCACGATCCTCTTCGTCGGCACCAAGAAGCAGGCGCAGGAGATCCTCGCGGAGCAGGCCACCCGTGTCGGCCAGCCCTACGTCAACCAGCGCTGGCTCGGCGGACTCCTCACCAACTTCTCCACCATCGCGAAGCGTCTCGCCCGCATGAAGGAGCTCGAGGAGTTCGACTACGAGAACCCGGCCGCCTCCGGCTTCACGAAGAAGGAGCTGCTGCTCAAGAAGCGCGAGCTGGACAAGCTCCACAAGTCGCTGGGCGGTATCCGCAACCTCACGAAGACGCCGTCCGCCCTCTGGGTCGTCGACGCCAAGCGCGAGCACCTCGCCATCGACGAGGCCAAGAAGCTCGGCATCCCGGTCATCGGCATCCTCGACACGAACGCCGACCCGGACGACTTCCAGTACCCGATCCCCGGTAACGACGACGCGATCCGCTCGGTCTCGCTGCTGACGCGCATCATCGCCGACGCCGCCGCCGAGGGCCTGCAGCAGAAGCACAACCCGGAGTCGGGCGACGCGGAGCCGCTGGCCGAGTGGGAGAAGGAGCTCCTCGAGGCTCCCGTCCAGGAGTCCGCGGACGCTGCCGAGGTCGTGACCGCTGACGACGAGGCCGCTGTCGTCGAGACCCCGGCCGCCGATGCCACCGCCGCCGACGAGGCCGGTGCCCAGGCGCACGACGAGGCGATCGCCGCCGCTTCCGGTGAGGAGACCTCCGAGGTCGCCGCCGCCGAGGCCGCAGACGCCAAGTAA
- a CDS encoding alpha/beta hydrolase has protein sequence MEIRGPRELPARREDIELHTADGFTLVGELALPETSASVATLVTLHPLPTAGGFMDSHILRKAAARLPELADLAVLRFNTRGTTSPRGTSEGTFDGGGAEQFDVAAAMEFVRERGLPRPWLVGWSFGTELALKYGADHDIEGIILLSPPLHRASADEVAAWAGGEHRVVILVPEFDDYLRPAEARERFAAIPHAQIIAVEGGKHLWVGETQTRRVLTEIVAAVNPEALPLPTHWPAQD, from the coding sequence ATGGAGATCCGCGGACCGCGGGAGCTTCCGGCGCGGCGCGAGGACATCGAGCTGCACACCGCGGACGGGTTCACCCTGGTGGGCGAGCTGGCGCTGCCGGAGACATCCGCATCGGTGGCGACCCTCGTGACGTTGCACCCGCTGCCGACCGCGGGCGGTTTCATGGACTCGCACATCCTCCGGAAGGCGGCCGCGCGGCTCCCGGAACTGGCCGACCTCGCGGTCCTGCGCTTCAACACCCGTGGGACGACCTCGCCGCGCGGCACCAGCGAGGGCACATTCGACGGGGGCGGTGCGGAGCAGTTCGACGTGGCTGCCGCGATGGAGTTCGTCCGCGAGCGAGGACTACCGCGCCCGTGGCTGGTCGGCTGGTCCTTCGGCACGGAACTCGCCCTCAAGTACGGCGCCGACCATGACATCGAGGGCATCATCCTCCTCTCGCCGCCGTTGCACCGGGCGTCGGCCGATGAGGTCGCCGCGTGGGCGGGCGGCGAGCATCGTGTCGTGATCCTCGTCCCCGAGTTCGACGACTACCTCCGGCCGGCGGAGGCCCGCGAGCGGTTCGCAGCGATCCCGCACGCGCAGATCATCGCCGTCGAGGGCGGGAAGCACCTGTGGGTGGGGGAGACCCAGACACGGCGGGTGCTCACCGAGATCGTCGCGGCAGTGAATCCGGAGGCATTGCCTCTGCCCACCCACTGGCCCGCGCAGGACTGA
- the pyrH gene encoding UMP kinase: protein MTERTGRRRVLLKLSGEAFGAGQLGVNPDVVSQMAREIAAAVDRVEVAVVVGGGNFFRGAELSQRGMDRGRADYMGMLGTVMNALALQDFLEQAGAATRVQSAIAMTQVAEPYIPRRAERHMEKGRVVIFGAGAGLPYFSTDTVAAQRALEIGATEVLVAKNGVDAIYTADPNKHADAERIERVTYRDALQQGLKVVDSTAFSLCMDNNMDMRVFGMEPAGNVTRALLGDPIGTLVTA, encoded by the coding sequence ATGACTGAACGCACCGGACGCCGTCGCGTCCTCCTCAAGCTCTCCGGAGAGGCGTTCGGCGCCGGACAGCTCGGCGTCAACCCCGACGTGGTCAGCCAGATGGCTCGGGAGATCGCCGCCGCGGTCGACCGTGTGGAGGTGGCCGTCGTCGTCGGCGGCGGCAACTTCTTCCGCGGCGCGGAGCTCAGCCAGCGGGGGATGGACCGCGGCCGAGCCGACTACATGGGCATGCTGGGTACCGTCATGAACGCCCTCGCCCTGCAGGACTTCCTCGAGCAGGCCGGTGCGGCGACCCGCGTCCAGTCCGCCATCGCGATGACGCAGGTCGCGGAGCCGTACATCCCGCGGCGCGCGGAGCGGCACATGGAGAAGGGGCGCGTCGTGATCTTCGGCGCCGGCGCGGGCCTTCCGTACTTCTCCACCGACACCGTCGCGGCGCAGCGCGCTCTGGAGATCGGCGCCACCGAGGTCCTCGTCGCCAAGAACGGCGTCGACGCCATCTACACCGCCGACCCGAACAAGCATGCCGACGCCGAGCGCATCGAGCGCGTCACCTACCGTGACGCACTCCAGCAGGGCCTCAAGGTCGTCGACTCGACGGCGTTCAGCCTCTGCATGGACAACAACATGGACATGCGCGTGTTCGGCATGGAGCCGGCGGGCAACGTGACGCGTGCGCTGCTCGGCGACCCCATCGGCACCCTCGTCACCGCCTGA
- a CDS encoding phosphatidate cytidylyltransferase produces the protein MSDESRGAEGDTPVSRREARPEGEADAGVPLADAAFPAFDAARVPPRPPLPGTPVTVDPLDTADHNAIREQWRQARDEFGTHVSHARDQLDQANERIKQRTGRDLILAILIGLAFGAALLGSLLFIKALFVPFALAAALLGVYELSRALRAAGRRVDVIPQLGAAAFLVLSAYFAQPWLSWVMLFVSVAFVIVWRLVAQMVAKDGRTYGDVLTDAVIGGFVQIYVPFLAGVALILLEQEGGQWWVLSFIAIAVAADTGAYAAGLAFGRHPMAPRISPKKTWEGFAGAVVASLLVGVLLAMFLLDLPWWGGVIFGAAILLSATLGDLGESMLKRDLGIKDMSSWLPGHGGLLDRLDSILPSTIPALCLYFLLSPWVVL, from the coding sequence ATGTCCGACGAATCGCGAGGCGCCGAGGGGGACACGCCGGTGTCCCGCCGGGAGGCGCGGCCGGAGGGCGAAGCCGACGCGGGTGTCCCGCTGGCGGATGCCGCGTTCCCGGCGTTCGACGCCGCGCGCGTGCCACCGCGACCGCCGCTCCCCGGGACGCCGGTCACGGTCGATCCGCTCGACACCGCGGATCACAATGCGATCCGCGAGCAGTGGCGCCAGGCGCGGGATGAGTTCGGCACCCACGTCTCGCATGCACGCGATCAGCTCGATCAGGCCAATGAGCGCATCAAGCAGCGCACGGGCCGCGATCTGATCCTCGCGATCCTGATCGGTCTCGCGTTCGGCGCCGCTCTCCTCGGATCGCTGCTGTTCATCAAGGCCCTCTTCGTGCCGTTCGCGCTGGCAGCGGCGCTTCTCGGCGTCTACGAGCTGTCGCGCGCCCTGCGCGCCGCCGGACGACGCGTCGACGTGATCCCACAGCTGGGTGCCGCCGCGTTCCTCGTGTTGTCGGCGTACTTCGCACAGCCGTGGCTGAGCTGGGTGATGCTGTTCGTGTCCGTCGCCTTCGTTATCGTGTGGCGTCTGGTCGCGCAGATGGTCGCCAAGGACGGGCGCACCTATGGCGACGTCCTCACGGATGCGGTCATCGGCGGCTTCGTGCAGATCTACGTACCGTTCCTGGCCGGCGTCGCCCTGATACTGCTCGAACAGGAGGGCGGGCAGTGGTGGGTGCTGAGCTTCATCGCGATCGCCGTGGCCGCCGACACAGGCGCATATGCGGCGGGTCTCGCCTTCGGGCGCCATCCCATGGCTCCGCGGATCAGCCCCAAGAAGACCTGGGAGGGCTTCGCCGGCGCTGTGGTCGCGTCCCTGCTCGTGGGCGTGCTCCTGGCGATGTTCCTGCTCGATCTGCCCTGGTGGGGCGGGGTGATCTTCGGTGCGGCCATCCTGCTCTCGGCCACGCTCGGCGACCTCGGCGAGTCCATGCTGAAGCGCGACCTGGGCATCAAGGACATGAGCTCGTGGCTCCCCGGCCACGGCGGGCTGCTCGACCGTCTGGACAGCATCCTGCCGTCCACGATCCCGGCTCTGTGCCTCTACTTCCTCCTCTCTCCCTGGGTGGTGCTGTGA
- a CDS encoding transglycosylase SLT domain-containing protein — protein sequence MIPERSDAALVPAATATSASRGTRRWSRRRGVVGVFSSLAVVGFAAAMVAPTGVALAQPVTADAPESVYSAALADTQNLTVTVEGAAITPVERGTFEVYVKPKPKPKPKPAPASTSSSSGSQGGSSGGGLPPYSGGGAPAEWMAAAGIAQSDWQYVDYIVSRESGWNPNATNSSSGACGLVQALPCSKVPGNGYNPVDNLRWATGYATGRYGSWAGAYNFWVTNHWW from the coding sequence ATGATTCCCGAACGAAGCGACGCCGCGCTGGTACCCGCAGCGACGGCGACGTCCGCCTCCCGAGGTACGCGCCGCTGGTCGCGGCGTCGTGGCGTCGTCGGCGTCTTCAGCTCTCTCGCCGTCGTGGGTTTCGCCGCGGCGATGGTCGCGCCCACCGGTGTCGCCCTGGCTCAGCCGGTCACCGCGGACGCTCCGGAGTCGGTGTACTCGGCCGCTCTCGCGGACACCCAGAACCTGACAGTGACGGTCGAGGGCGCCGCGATCACGCCGGTCGAGCGCGGGACCTTCGAGGTCTACGTCAAGCCGAAGCCCAAGCCCAAGCCGAAGCCCGCTCCGGCGAGCACATCCTCGTCTTCCGGCTCGCAGGGTGGATCGTCCGGCGGCGGTCTCCCGCCGTACAGCGGGGGCGGCGCCCCCGCCGAGTGGATGGCGGCCGCGGGCATCGCCCAGAGCGACTGGCAGTACGTGGACTACATCGTCTCGCGCGAGAGCGGCTGGAACCCGAACGCCACCAACTCGTCGTCGGGTGCATGCGGCCTCGTGCAGGCACTGCCCTGCAGCAAGGTGCCGGGCAACGGCTACAACCCCGTGGACAACCTGCGCTGGGCCACCGGCTATGCGACCGGTCGCTACGGCAGCTGGGCCGGCGCGTACAACTTCTGGGTCACCAACCACTGGTGGTGA
- a CDS encoding murein hydrolase activator EnvC yields the protein MTPPLRPHNHVSSRRSRAARLAIPAVLAGLILLGMGAPLADTPSAQAATASHPGRSLQDEPGPEAPWRWPVDGAREVSTAYRAPAHAYGPGHRGMDVGAPLASAVTSPADGVVAFQGMVVDRPVLTIRHADGLVSTFEPLESSLRPGDTVRQGQEIGRVAAGGHTAPGALHVGVRRDGVYINPMLLFEEVPRARLLPCCDS from the coding sequence ATGACTCCTCCCCTCCGACCTCACAACCACGTCAGTTCGCGCCGGTCGCGCGCCGCTCGTCTCGCGATCCCGGCCGTGCTCGCCGGCCTCATCCTCTTGGGGATGGGCGCTCCACTCGCGGACACACCATCCGCGCAGGCGGCGACGGCGTCCCACCCCGGACGGTCCCTCCAGGATGAGCCCGGACCCGAGGCCCCCTGGCGATGGCCGGTCGACGGCGCCCGCGAGGTGAGCACGGCGTATCGCGCGCCGGCGCATGCCTACGGTCCCGGGCACCGGGGCATGGACGTCGGTGCACCCCTGGCCAGCGCGGTGACCTCTCCGGCGGACGGCGTCGTCGCGTTCCAGGGCATGGTGGTCGACCGTCCTGTGCTCACGATCCGTCACGCCGATGGTCTCGTGAGCACGTTCGAGCCGTTGGAGTCGTCGCTCCGCCCGGGTGACACGGTCCGTCAGGGTCAGGAGATCGGTCGGGTCGCCGCCGGAGGGCACACGGCCCCGGGTGCGCTGCATGTCGGGGTGCGACGCGACGGGGTGTACATCAATCCGATGCTGCTGTTCGAGGAGGTACCCCGCGCACGGCTCCTCCCCTGCTGCGACTCGTGA
- the tsf gene encoding translation elongation factor Ts, with protein MANFTIADLKALREQLGTGMVDTKKALEEADGDVEKATEILRLKGAKGNAKRADRSTSEGLVVAREQDGAVTLVELACETDFVAKNERFIALADKVADAVAAVKADSVEAALAAPAGDKTVEQLISEEAAIIGEKVELRRVRTVTGDSVEVYLHRTSKDLPPQIGVVVAYTGDDAATARSIAQHISFANPSYLSREDVPADAVEKEREIVTEISRNEGKPEAALPKIVEGRVAAFIKQVALLEQDYAKDNKLSVAQVAKDAGITVTDFARFKVGA; from the coding sequence ATGGCCAACTTCACCATCGCCGACCTCAAGGCGCTGCGTGAGCAGCTCGGCACGGGAATGGTCGACACCAAGAAGGCGCTCGAGGAGGCCGACGGCGACGTCGAGAAGGCCACCGAGATCCTGCGTCTGAAGGGTGCGAAGGGCAACGCCAAGCGCGCCGACCGTTCGACCAGCGAGGGCCTCGTCGTCGCTCGCGAGCAGGACGGCGCCGTGACGCTCGTCGAGCTCGCCTGCGAGACCGACTTCGTCGCGAAGAACGAGCGCTTCATCGCGCTGGCCGACAAGGTCGCCGACGCCGTCGCGGCCGTGAAGGCCGACTCGGTCGAGGCCGCTCTGGCCGCTCCGGCGGGCGACAAGACCGTCGAGCAGCTCATCTCGGAAGAGGCCGCCATCATCGGCGAGAAGGTCGAGCTCCGTCGCGTGCGCACCGTCACCGGTGACAGCGTCGAGGTCTACCTGCACCGCACGAGCAAGGACCTGCCCCCGCAGATCGGTGTCGTCGTCGCCTACACGGGTGACGACGCCGCGACCGCGCGGAGCATCGCTCAGCACATCTCGTTCGCCAACCCGTCGTACCTGTCCCGCGAGGACGTGCCGGCGGACGCGGTCGAGAAGGAGCGCGAGATCGTCACCGAGATCTCCCGCAACGAGGGCAAGCCCGAGGCCGCCCTGCCGAAGATCGTCGAGGGCCGTGTCGCCGCGTTCATCAAGCAGGTCGCCCTGCTCGAGCAGGACTACGCGAAGGACAACAAGCTCTCCGTCGCTCAGGTGGCGAAGGACGCCGGTATCACCGTGACGGACTTCGCGCGCTTCAAGGTCGGCGCGTAG
- a CDS encoding DivIVA domain-containing protein codes for MTENRIDTATRSTAKPAFALTSGRTKGYHRAAVDSFLASARRAFETGGDDLTAADVRTASFPLVKEGYVVADVDAALGRVEDAFAARERERAVRSLGAGAWVEQARSDAQVILDHLARPRRHRFARTGFLTFGYRVDEVDHVTSRIVRYLRDGDALTAEQLRSAAFRMQRGGYREEQVDALLDATIDVILAVR; via the coding sequence ATGACCGAAAACCGGATCGATACCGCGACGCGGAGCACGGCGAAGCCGGCCTTCGCGCTCACCAGCGGGCGGACGAAGGGCTATCACCGCGCCGCCGTGGACAGCTTCCTCGCTTCGGCGCGCCGGGCTTTCGAGACCGGCGGCGATGATCTCACCGCCGCGGACGTTCGGACCGCCTCCTTCCCTCTGGTCAAGGAGGGCTACGTCGTCGCGGACGTCGACGCTGCTCTGGGCCGTGTGGAGGACGCGTTCGCCGCACGCGAGCGGGAGCGCGCGGTGCGTTCCCTCGGTGCAGGAGCATGGGTGGAGCAGGCGCGGTCGGACGCCCAGGTGATCCTCGACCACCTCGCCCGGCCGCGCCGCCATCGCTTCGCACGCACCGGATTCCTCACCTTCGGCTACCGTGTCGATGAGGTCGACCACGTGACCTCGCGCATCGTCCGCTATCTGCGCGACGGCGATGCCCTGACCGCCGAGCAGTTGCGGTCCGCGGCCTTCCGGATGCAGCGCGGCGGCTACCGCGAGGAGCAGGTCGACGCGCTCCTCGACGCCACGATCGACGTCATCCTCGCCGTCCGCTGA
- a CDS encoding glycosyl transferase encodes MRFVWAVVAFVLAAVLIGAGIAQRTIFVGPSSQQTRVDIEEPAPFVLMDGDVLRLNPGAQKLLIRGDGEIFASYGRTADMEAWLSDSDYNHVSVSDEDELVVDHVAAPDAEGDTATPAPEEGAEEPAGRNPVGSDLWLDSFSEENFLTTDNMQLPEGTSVLIAYDGTKDAPDDIVVSWPLDTSTPLAGPLMVAGGIVLLVGLVLYVLAIRHQRRGRGPRRKGPGPLPTTQPIDVAALPPAEREALEAPGDAAPQEAPGKDDVEDAEIVDEKKSDGKTSMRGVRRPPRRRLLALPALGLTAVLAAGCSAESWPQFGDASSSPSPSPTVIAPENQKPPAVTESQADRILREVSDTLVQADEAKDIDLAATRLDGAPLATRTTEYTLREKIPDRPASAAIPTDDVEVVLPEATDRWPRTVLMLSKSTGDDTVPPVLLTMTQADPWSNYKVTNMAEMSADAVFPEVAASWLGTSLVPADSAFLSVPPNEVAAAFADVVDNGEKSASYGMFDELALNLATSIRDSRQTLVQGLADAGAAKTSKAAFDMKPTDAEPVSLTTLDSGAIVAVSVLDVETITPTSSDVVIRFGDNKEAKALTGANESAKGAETTYEFQLFFAVPSQGSSEPIRLLASRQDLVSVKVIK; translated from the coding sequence GTGCGTTTCGTATGGGCCGTGGTGGCCTTCGTGCTGGCTGCCGTGCTGATCGGTGCGGGCATCGCCCAGCGCACCATCTTCGTCGGCCCCTCGTCGCAGCAGACCAGGGTGGACATCGAGGAGCCGGCACCGTTCGTCCTGATGGACGGCGACGTGCTGCGTCTCAACCCCGGCGCTCAGAAGCTGCTGATCCGCGGCGACGGCGAGATCTTCGCCAGCTACGGGCGCACCGCCGACATGGAGGCCTGGCTCTCCGACTCCGACTACAACCACGTCTCCGTCAGCGATGAGGACGAGCTCGTCGTGGATCACGTCGCCGCGCCGGATGCGGAGGGGGACACCGCGACTCCCGCTCCCGAGGAGGGCGCGGAGGAGCCGGCGGGCCGCAACCCCGTCGGGTCCGACCTGTGGCTCGACTCCTTCAGCGAGGAGAACTTCCTCACCACCGACAACATGCAGCTGCCGGAGGGCACGAGCGTACTGATCGCCTACGACGGCACGAAGGATGCTCCGGACGACATCGTCGTCTCCTGGCCGCTGGACACGAGCACGCCTCTCGCCGGCCCGCTGATGGTCGCGGGCGGAATCGTGCTGCTCGTGGGCCTGGTGCTCTACGTCCTGGCGATCCGCCACCAGCGTCGCGGCCGTGGGCCGCGGCGGAAGGGCCCCGGTCCGCTGCCGACCACCCAGCCCATCGACGTCGCGGCTCTCCCGCCCGCCGAGCGCGAGGCATTGGAGGCCCCCGGTGACGCGGCGCCTCAGGAGGCGCCGGGAAAGGACGACGTGGAGGACGCAGAGATCGTCGACGAGAAGAAGTCGGACGGGAAGACGTCGATGCGCGGAGTGCGACGCCCGCCGCGCCGACGTCTGCTCGCCCTGCCCGCCCTCGGCCTCACGGCCGTCCTCGCCGCCGGCTGCTCGGCGGAGTCGTGGCCGCAGTTCGGTGACGCCTCCAGCTCGCCCTCGCCGAGCCCGACCGTGATCGCCCCGGAGAACCAGAAGCCGCCGGCGGTGACCGAGTCGCAGGCCGATCGCATCCTCCGCGAGGTGTCCGACACCCTCGTGCAGGCCGACGAGGCCAAGGACATCGATCTCGCCGCCACCCGTCTCGACGGTGCCCCGCTGGCGACGCGGACCACGGAGTACACGCTGCGTGAGAAGATCCCCGATCGTCCGGCGTCGGCCGCGATCCCGACCGACGACGTGGAGGTCGTCCTGCCCGAGGCCACGGACCGCTGGCCGCGCACCGTCCTGATGCTCTCGAAGAGCACGGGGGACGACACGGTTCCGCCGGTCCTGCTGACGATGACCCAGGCCGACCCGTGGTCCAACTACAAGGTCACGAACATGGCCGAGATGTCGGCCGACGCCGTGTTCCCCGAGGTCGCCGCGAGCTGGCTGGGCACGTCCCTCGTGCCCGCCGACTCCGCCTTCCTCTCCGTTCCGCCGAACGAGGTGGCCGCCGCCTTCGCGGACGTCGTGGACAACGGCGAGAAGAGTGCGTCCTACGGCATGTTCGACGAGCTGGCGCTCAACCTCGCGACGTCGATCAGGGACAGCCGGCAGACCCTCGTGCAGGGGCTCGCCGACGCGGGCGCCGCCAAGACGTCCAAGGCCGCGTTCGACATGAAGCCGACGGACGCCGAGCCCGTCTCCCTGACGACGCTGGACAGCGGGGCGATCGTCGCCGTCTCCGTGCTCGATGTCGAGACCATCACGCCCACGTCCTCCGATGTCGTCATCCGTTTCGGCGACAACAAGGAGGCGAAGGCTCTCACGGGAGCCAACGAGTCCGCCAAGGGCGCGGAGACGACTTACGAGTTCCAGCTGTTCTTCGCCGTCCCGTCCCAGGGATCGAGCGAACCGATCCGGCTCCTGGCCTCGCGCCAGGACCTCGTCTCCGTGAAGGTGATCAAGTGA
- a CDS encoding AI-2E family transporter, protein MKIHNPFRTALVATLGVGLGIVLISSVQTLSTVLLYIGTALFLSLGLDPLVTFLERRRLPRWLAVLTTILAVLAVFVGIVLIVLPVLVDQISQLIAQITTIVQRGTAIEDLKTWIQDSFPNLLVDDVFAYVEDWLTTNLAEIGGSIGQGVLIASGAVLSGVFGAFIVLILTIYLTASTPSLKRAVYQLVPASKRDRFIDLSEQITDSVGYYVMGQVSQGVINGVLSAIYLTIIDAPFPAVLAVVAFFFSLIPLVGTLTGSTIIVLVCLIPGLGSPGTALAAAIYYLIYMQIEAYVISPRIMSRAVSVPGAVVVVAALAGGSLLGLLGALIAIPVAASILIIYRQVLIPRMNER, encoded by the coding sequence ATGAAGATCCACAACCCGTTCCGCACCGCCCTCGTGGCGACACTCGGCGTGGGCTTGGGGATCGTCCTGATCAGCAGCGTGCAGACGCTGTCGACCGTCCTGCTGTACATCGGCACCGCCCTGTTCCTCAGCCTCGGCCTCGATCCGCTGGTCACGTTCCTCGAGCGGCGGCGCCTGCCGCGCTGGCTCGCGGTGCTGACGACGATCCTCGCGGTGCTGGCGGTCTTCGTCGGCATCGTGCTCATCGTGCTCCCCGTTCTGGTGGATCAGATCTCGCAGCTCATCGCACAGATCACGACGATCGTGCAGCGCGGCACCGCGATCGAGGATCTGAAGACCTGGATCCAGGACTCCTTCCCCAACCTCCTCGTCGATGACGTCTTCGCCTACGTGGAGGACTGGCTGACGACCAATCTCGCCGAGATCGGCGGGTCGATCGGCCAGGGCGTGCTGATCGCCAGCGGGGCCGTGCTCAGCGGCGTGTTCGGCGCGTTCATCGTCCTCATCCTGACGATCTACCTCACCGCCTCGACGCCTTCGCTCAAGCGGGCCGTCTACCAGCTCGTGCCGGCGTCCAAGCGCGACCGCTTCATCGACCTCTCCGAGCAGATCACCGACTCGGTCGGCTACTACGTCATGGGGCAGGTGAGCCAGGGCGTCATCAACGGCGTCCTCAGCGCGATCTACCTCACGATCATCGACGCGCCCTTCCCCGCCGTACTCGCCGTGGTCGCGTTCTTCTTCTCGCTCATCCCCCTGGTGGGGACGCTGACCGGGTCGACGATCATCGTCCTCGTGTGCCTCATCCCCGGCCTCGGCTCCCCCGGCACGGCTCTCGCCGCCGCCATCTACTACCTCATCTACATGCAGATCGAGGCGTACGTGATCTCCCCGCGCATCATGAGCCGGGCGGTCTCGGTGCCCGGCGCCGTCGTCGTCGTGGCCGCGCTCGCGGGCGGCAGCCTGCTCGGCCTGCTCGGCGCCCTCATCGCGATCCCGGTGGCCGCCAGCATCCTGATCATCTATCGGCAGGTGCTCATCCCTCGCATGAACGAGCGCTGA
- the frr gene encoding ribosome recycling factor, with product MIADVLAETTTRMSRAVEAAKEDFATVRTGRANPQLFQKVLVDYYGTPTPLAQLASLANQEARTLIITPYDKSALKAIEQAIRDMPNLGANPTNDGNLVRVTMPELTAERRKEYVKLVKSKAEDAKVHVRGIRRKAKDELDGLKSELGEDEIARGEKELDALTRQHVDLIDDALKRKEAELLEV from the coding sequence GTGATCGCGGACGTCCTCGCTGAAACCACCACCCGCATGTCCCGAGCTGTCGAGGCTGCCAAGGAGGACTTCGCCACGGTGCGCACGGGCCGTGCGAACCCGCAGCTCTTCCAGAAGGTGCTGGTGGACTACTACGGCACCCCGACGCCGCTCGCACAGCTCGCGTCCCTGGCGAACCAGGAGGCTCGCACCCTCATCATCACGCCGTACGACAAGTCGGCCCTCAAGGCGATCGAGCAGGCGATCCGCGACATGCCGAACCTCGGGGCGAACCCCACGAACGACGGCAACCTCGTGCGCGTGACGATGCCGGAGCTGACGGCTGAGCGCCGCAAAGAGTACGTGAAGCTGGTCAAGTCGAAGGCCGAGGACGCGAAGGTCCACGTCCGCGGCATCCGTCGGAAGGCGAAGGACGAGCTCGACGGCCTCAAGAGCGAGCTCGGCGAGGACGAGATCGCTCGCGGCGAGAAGGAGCTCGATGCTCTGACCCGTCAGCACGTCGACCTCATCGACGACGCGCTGAAGCGCAAAGAGGCCGAACTGCTCGAGGTGTAG